The Candidatus Woesearchaeota archaeon genome window below encodes:
- a CDS encoding phosphonoacetaldehyde reductase, with protein MSQTFFFGAGSISRVQTILEKEKPSHIFLVHGKKSYESSGAAAVLDPLLKKYHVTRFSDFDVNPKIEDVRKGIALFKQYACDFVIAVGGGTSIDIAKAVAVLACHHDAPEIYLAGKNEITHRAVTFLAIPTTSGSGSEATPFAVVYMNKIKYSLSHPCVLPDYAIVDPKLTMSLSPHQTAYTGMDALSQAIESFWSINSTEESKQYAREAIPLALAHLSDAVTAPTLAAREAMAKASHLAGKAIAITKTTAPHAISYYFTTYHGVPHGHAVALTLPSLLVFNSGVTDADVNDERGSAQAKKTMRELVTLLGASSVESAAEKITVLMKHIGLAVQLRDLGVAETEHPRIVASVDLERVKNNPRLLTAGALNTILQKIQ; from the coding sequence ATGAGCCAGACTTTTTTTTTCGGTGCAGGAAGCATTTCGCGCGTACAAACTATTCTTGAAAAAGAAAAACCAAGCCATATTTTTCTCGTGCACGGAAAAAAATCCTATGAATCATCCGGCGCAGCAGCAGTGCTTGACCCGCTTCTTAAAAAATATCACGTCACCCGTTTTTCTGATTTTGACGTCAATCCAAAAATTGAGGATGTGCGAAAAGGCATTGCCCTCTTCAAACAGTATGCCTGCGACTTTGTCATTGCCGTGGGCGGCGGCACATCTATAGACATTGCGAAAGCAGTTGCCGTGCTTGCATGCCACCATGATGCGCCGGAAATATATCTTGCTGGAAAAAACGAAATAACCCACCGCGCGGTTACTTTTCTCGCCATTCCCACAACATCCGGCTCTGGTTCCGAAGCAACGCCGTTTGCCGTGGTGTACATGAACAAAATAAAATACTCCTTAAGCCATCCGTGCGTTCTTCCAGACTACGCGATTGTTGACCCCAAGCTCACGATGAGCCTTTCACCGCATCAGACCGCATATACTGGCATGGACGCATTGTCTCAAGCGATTGAATCATTTTGGAGCATCAACTCAACCGAGGAATCAAAGCAGTACGCCCGCGAGGCAATTCCGCTTGCGCTTGCGCATCTTTCTGACGCTGTCACCGCGCCAACGCTTGCCGCACGGGAAGCAATGGCAAAAGCATCACATCTTGCCGGAAAAGCAATCGCCATCACCAAAACAACCGCGCCGCACGCGATTTCATATTATTTCACCACCTATCATGGTGTGCCGCACGGCCACGCAGTCGCATTGACGCTTCCATCGCTTCTTGTTTTCAACAGCGGCGTGACCGATGCTGACGTGAATGACGAGCGCGGTTCGGCGCAAGCAAAAAAAACAATGCGTGAATTGGTTACACTTCTCGGAGCTTCATCAGTTGAATCTGCCGCAGAAAAAATAACTGTGTTGATGAAACATATCGGCCTCGCTGTCCAGCTTCGCGACCTCGGCGTGGCTGAAACAGAGCATCCACGCATTGTGGCGAGCGTTGATCTGGAGCGCGTGAAAAATAATCCACGGCTGTTGACGGCTGGTGCATTGAACACTATTTTACAGAAGATACAATAG
- a CDS encoding 50S ribosomal protein L31e: protein MAKLERTYIVPLRKEFMKVPAHKRAKRAVRALRAFLVRHMKSENVKLGNFVNMQIWARSMKNPPRFVKVTAIKDEDGSVTAELFGKHYLDVNAEIEKQKKTTEEKKEKKADDKKEEKKANEKKETESKTEAPKKAAQKKE from the coding sequence ATGGCAAAACTCGAACGAACGTATATTGTACCGCTCCGCAAGGAATTCATGAAAGTGCCTGCGCACAAGCGCGCGAAAAGGGCAGTTCGGGCACTGCGCGCATTCCTCGTTCGCCACATGAAGTCAGAGAATGTCAAACTCGGCAATTTTGTCAATATGCAAATCTGGGCGCGCAGCATGAAAAATCCGCCGCGATTTGTCAAGGTTACTGCAATCAAAGATGAAGACGGTTCGGTAACTGCGGAACTCTTTGGAAAGCACTATCTTGATGTCAACGCTGAGATAGAAAAACAGAAAAAGACCACCGAGGAAAAGAAAGAGAAGAAAGCAGACGATAAGAAAGAAGAAAAGAAGGCAAACGAGAAAAAAGAAACAGAAAGTAAGACAGAAGCGCCGAAGAAAGCAGCACAGAAGAAGGAATAG
- the rpl39e gene encoding 50S ribosomal protein L39e (part of the polypeptide exit tunnel in the 50S ribosomal complex) — MARFKHPSRKRRLAKYGRQTRWAPFWTVLKIYGPGRKVHPGRHTVVKRNWRRKKLKA; from the coding sequence ATGGCACGATTCAAACATCCCAGCAGAAAAAGACGGCTTGCCAAGTATGGCCGCCAGACACGTTGGGCACCATTCTGGACCGTCCTTAAAATTTACGGACCGGGACGAAAAGTGCATCCGGGACGACACACCGTCGTCAAAAGAAATTGGCGCCGCAAAAAACTGAAGGCATAA
- a CDS encoding DNA-binding protein, whose product MDELEILRAQKRAALNAAHQAPQEYGNSPYEKQAELQQQIEMLEAVVKQYLAADAIARLGTLKLAHPEKALQAMVVLGQFIKAGKIRAPLSDEQFKDIIRMMTPDKKETTIKRV is encoded by the coding sequence ATGGATGAGCTTGAAATACTTCGGGCACAAAAACGTGCAGCACTCAATGCAGCGCACCAAGCGCCGCAGGAGTATGGCAATAGCCCGTATGAAAAACAAGCCGAGCTGCAACAACAGATCGAAATGCTCGAGGCAGTGGTCAAGCAGTATTTGGCTGCAGATGCTATTGCGCGGCTGGGCACACTGAAACTTGCCCATCCGGAAAAAGCGCTGCAGGCGATGGTCGTACTCGGCCAGTTTATCAAAGCCGGCAAGATACGCGCGCCGTTGAGTGACGAACAATTCAAGGACATCATAAGGATGATGACACCTGATAAAAAGGAAACAACAATCAAACGAGTTTAA
- a CDS encoding winged helix-turn-helix transcriptional regulator, whose protein sequence is MANCALLEIQHVLGKKWTILILQELYHNEKRNFNQLSGRLKHATNRVLSMRLQELETDGLIQKKIIREIPRAVEYQLTEKGTGVMQIFDGMKKWGTEGKLVPRMCSKTNCMECERSCC, encoded by the coding sequence ATGGCAAACTGTGCGCTTTTGGAAATACAGCACGTCCTGGGGAAAAAATGGACAATTCTGATTCTTCAGGAATTGTACCACAACGAAAAACGGAATTTCAACCAGCTGAGCGGAAGGCTAAAGCATGCCACGAACCGTGTGCTATCGATGCGGCTGCAGGAACTTGAAACTGATGGCCTTATTCAGAAAAAAATAATCCGGGAAATTCCCCGTGCAGTTGAATACCAACTCACAGAAAAGGGAACGGGTGTCATGCAGATTTTTGACGGCATGAAAAAATGGGGCACCGAAGGAAAGCTGGTGCCGCGAATGTGCAGCAAGACAAATTGTATGGAATGTGAACGGTCGTGCTGTTGA
- a CDS encoding 30S ribosomal protein S19e, with protein sequence MSLLYDVDATTLIYKTADELKKIQSIKPPVWATFCKTGMSKERPPTQTDWWYLRAASILRTAAMHGPIGVSKLRTRYGGRKNRGHKPDRFYRGAGNLIRKMFQQLEKADLLKQTPKDAEHKGRIVSPKGHSLLDKVALTLIKASPRLKPRPAPAAPTESGVDAKPGEKTEKMEKEKSEKPAEEKKKKISIQA encoded by the coding sequence ATGAGCTTACTGTACGACGTTGACGCGACAACCCTCATCTACAAAACCGCTGACGAGCTGAAGAAGATTCAGTCGATAAAGCCACCGGTGTGGGCAACATTCTGTAAAACAGGCATGAGCAAGGAACGCCCACCAACGCAAACCGATTGGTGGTATCTTCGCGCCGCATCGATTCTCCGAACTGCTGCAATGCATGGCCCGATTGGCGTTTCAAAACTCCGCACGCGATACGGCGGCAGAAAAAACAGAGGCCACAAGCCTGACCGATTCTACCGCGGCGCCGGCAACCTTATCCGAAAGATGTTCCAGCAGCTCGAAAAAGCAGACCTCTTGAAGCAGACGCCGAAAGACGCGGAACACAAGGGGCGCATTGTCTCACCAAAAGGACATTCACTTCTTGACAAGGTAGCACTCACTCTTATCAAAGCCTCACCGCGGCTAAAACCTCGGCCTGCACCCGCAGCACCAACCGAATCAGGTGTTGACGCAAAGCCCGGAGAAAAAACAGAGAAGATGGAAAAGGAAAAATCAGAAAAGCCGGCTGAGGAAAAAAAGAAAAAAATAAGCATCCAAGCATAA
- a CDS encoding helix-turn-helix domain-containing protein, producing the protein MSFDAVFGELKNRYGLKSQHLDILGCLQHSDRSADAISKQTQIPLGRLYGFLNELLDNGLVDKSGRKPFQYSVQPPQEKILLFMQRQFDTAVRNQSEIMNLLEQKDRLHHLEVIESSERFSYSMLQMLNEGKYFKAMARQTSFPFSLYSHDKKDFLAIREAIGRRRQTLAYHTPEIAAIMFNTITEFHRKRRPYTEIVCKEAFDTHLSFIREEFGSDMHQRILDGLAHKIKHFNFKAFVVDEINPMQIFITDKRVLFSLIFKGKTSGVVIRSSDVVNLYEHLFATMQSRAVPIEDYLKLK; encoded by the coding sequence ATGTCATTTGACGCAGTGTTCGGGGAACTGAAAAACCGCTACGGCCTCAAGAGCCAGCATCTTGACATTCTTGGGTGCCTGCAGCACTCCGACCGATCTGCCGATGCCATCAGCAAGCAGACGCAGATTCCTCTCGGTCGGTTGTACGGCTTTCTCAACGAACTGCTCGATAACGGACTGGTCGACAAAAGCGGGCGAAAGCCGTTTCAGTACTCGGTACAGCCGCCGCAGGAAAAAATTCTGCTGTTCATGCAGCGCCAGTTTGACACCGCAGTTCGTAACCAGTCTGAAATCATGAACCTGCTCGAGCAGAAAGACCGTCTGCATCACCTTGAGGTGATTGAAAGTAGTGAGCGGTTTAGCTATTCAATGCTGCAGATGCTCAACGAGGGCAAATATTTCAAGGCCATGGCGCGCCAGACCTCGTTTCCTTTTTCGCTGTATTCGCACGACAAGAAGGATTTTCTGGCGATTCGCGAGGCAATCGGCAGGCGTCGGCAAACACTTGCCTACCACACGCCTGAAATTGCGGCAATCATGTTCAATACCATCACCGAATTCCACCGCAAGCGCCGGCCATATACTGAAATCGTCTGCAAGGAAGCGTTTGACACGCATCTCTCGTTCATCCGCGAGGAATTTGGCAGCGATATGCACCAGCGGATTCTTGATGGGCTTGCACACAAAATCAAGCATTTTAATTTCAAGGCGTTTGTGGTTGATGAAATCAACCCTATGCAGATTTTCATCACGGACAAGCGTGTGCTCTTTTCGCTGATTTTCAAGGGCAAGACATCCGGTGTGGTCATCCGGAGCAGTGACGTGGTCAACCTCTATGAACACCTGTTTGCCACTATGCAGTCCCGCGCCGTGCCGATTGAGGACTATTTGAAACTGAAGTAG
- a CDS encoding radical SAM protein codes for MADESCAPCTPVKIKVPMTPTLERLLNPDLFRRDEPLFTGTLSPPQGGDKVYNLTPDEINAILKRRGAVVDLHPGMGGISPDKLREEIRAGHMLTSLDYMLTRGCNFECTWCFASSSPLQKDIIPYGILEKLTADAVAIGTSLFILTGGEPLMYHDPALGRQQGRGDHFFRVVDMIRRTAAAAGREVKILTFDDVALITPEIARRFADYKVGLCTKGDTLIAELQDYKVNQVGAFDKMTRGYQHLIDAGYGKDPALRLVVNSVLDHTTFDGMVDLHSWVMDHGFDHSIVPVHYCGNAVNEDQEGGIHSPHVKVLLDLIARVDADRYGIVWKPWSAFTYDKTCNRNLSGLHVRADGNVTACSESPGPDETDRYTFGNVTTPGFSLKDLVASERLRQYRDEFAHGYGTYVCNPDVCDLNANDLCRGGCATRSAYSKIDPETGLIVQNTNPHNYSEHREDPFCPAWTVLAERQGVLRPGVLQEIHERLLAKSTSLQPVDFPYQGAAQIA; via the coding sequence ATGGCTGATGAATCATGTGCTCCGTGTACTCCTGTTAAAATAAAAGTGCCCATGACGCCGACACTAGAGCGTCTTCTTAATCCTGACCTCTTTCGACGAGATGAGCCGCTTTTTACCGGTACTCTCTCGCCGCCGCAGGGCGGTGATAAAGTGTATAATCTTACTCCTGACGAAATCAACGCGATTCTCAAACGGCGCGGGGCTGTCGTTGATCTTCATCCAGGCATGGGCGGCATTTCACCGGATAAATTGCGAGAAGAAATTAGAGCAGGCCACATGCTTACATCCCTTGATTATATGCTTACGCGCGGCTGTAACTTTGAATGCACCTGGTGTTTTGCGAGTTCCAGCCCGCTCCAAAAAGACATTATTCCTTACGGTATTCTTGAAAAACTGACTGCTGATGCAGTTGCTATTGGAACGTCCCTGTTTATACTTACCGGCGGCGAGCCGCTGATGTATCATGATCCGGCACTGGGGAGACAGCAGGGCCGCGGCGATCATTTTTTCAGGGTGGTTGACATGATTCGCCGCACTGCTGCTGCCGCAGGAAGAGAAGTAAAAATTCTCACATTCGACGATGTAGCGCTGATAACTCCTGAAATCGCGCGCCGGTTTGCTGATTACAAAGTTGGCTTATGCACGAAAGGCGACACGCTCATTGCTGAACTGCAGGACTACAAAGTGAATCAGGTCGGTGCGTTTGACAAAATGACGCGCGGCTACCAACATCTTATTGATGCTGGCTATGGGAAAGATCCAGCGCTTCGCCTCGTTGTCAATTCAGTTCTTGACCACACCACATTCGATGGCATGGTTGACTTGCACTCATGGGTGATGGATCACGGCTTTGACCATTCTATTGTGCCAGTGCATTACTGCGGCAACGCTGTCAATGAGGATCAGGAAGGCGGCATTCATTCTCCGCATGTAAAAGTTCTTCTCGATTTGATTGCCCGCGTTGATGCAGACCGGTATGGGATTGTGTGGAAACCCTGGTCTGCTTTCACGTACGACAAAACGTGCAACCGGAATCTTTCCGGACTGCACGTGCGCGCAGACGGAAATGTTACTGCGTGCTCTGAATCGCCTGGCCCCGACGAGACTGATCGATACACCTTTGGCAATGTCACGACGCCCGGCTTTTCGCTGAAAGATTTAGTGGCGAGTGAGCGCCTGCGGCAGTACCGTGATGAATTTGCGCATGGCTATGGAACGTATGTATGCAATCCGGATGTGTGTGACTTGAATGCAAATGACCTGTGCAGAGGCGGTTGTGCGACACGTTCGGCGTATTCAAAAATTGATCCGGAAACTGGACTCATTGTCCAAAATACCAATCCCCATAACTACAGCGAGCATCGCGAGGATCCATTCTGCCCTGCGTGGACAGTGCTTGCTGAACGCCAGGGCGTGCTTCGACCCGGAGTGTTGCAAGAAATTCACGAGCGCCTGCTCGCAAAATCAACATCCCTCCAACCTGTCGATTTCCCTTATCAAGGAGCTGCGCAAATCGCGTAG
- a CDS encoding DnaJ domain-containing protein gives MATTSIKGHTFNAVLARDSYGRRAQQYKNNIIATLGKIEVADDDIIIDIEPVAIKNLPASATWYADGYRMYYSYKSAQKYVDNLYVVFKVIEFEVADLLAGKKTFEEFLLDFTEKDDVEQMRKEARETLGVEEHSLDMDDIDKKYKKLAKKYHPDMPEGDVEMFKKINNAHKILKRELR, from the coding sequence ATGGCAACCACCAGCATAAAAGGGCACACATTCAACGCCGTGCTTGCACGAGATTCCTATGGCAGGCGGGCACAGCAGTACAAAAATAATATAATCGCCACACTCGGTAAAATTGAGGTAGCAGATGATGATATAATTATAGATATTGAGCCGGTTGCGATAAAAAATCTTCCTGCATCAGCGACTTGGTATGCTGACGGATATCGCATGTATTACAGCTATAAATCCGCTCAAAAATATGTTGATAATCTGTATGTGGTTTTCAAAGTCATAGAATTCGAAGTAGCCGACCTGCTCGCCGGAAAAAAGACGTTTGAGGAGTTTCTCTTAGATTTCACGGAAAAAGATGATGTTGAGCAAATGCGCAAAGAAGCGCGGGAGACGCTCGGTGTTGAGGAGCATTCTCTTGACATGGATGACATCGATAAGAAATACAAAAAATTGGCAAAGAAGTACCACCCGGATATGCCTGAAGGCGATGTTGAGATGTTCAAAAAAATAAATAATGCGCATAAGATTTTAAAGAGAGAATTACGCTGA
- the glmS gene encoding glutamine--fructose-6-phosphate transaminase (isomerizing), with the protein MCGIIGYVGMKNPVDTLVAGLERLEYRGYDSAGLAIISQLPPAVALPASLGASGLTSTLARRVSCIEIKKVAGRVENLKQHLARYPFKGVLKTAGGVAVGIGHTRWATHGQPSDENAHPHTDCSGKISLVHNGIIENFFEIKNRLSSHRFSSQTDSEVVAHLIEEYYNECGNLRTAVQHALKELHGTYALAVIHQNTGEIVAARHGSPLIIGVGTGEHFVASDVSAVVEHTRNVVYLEDLELGVIRQNGFEVYGKDGQRIQKELVPVDWDLEQSQKQGFNHFMLKEIHEQPAVAKETMRINLDTYFTEENPPVNFSSFKKLFVVACGSAGYASLIGKYVIEKLSRVPVEFDVASEFRYKDPILGPDDLVIAVSQSGETADTLAALRIAKEKGAKTLGIINVVNSTIAREADSVIYTRAGPEISVASTKAFMSQMIVFYKIAEKLSGKKIDLEKIPGMILRNILDRKDDIRAVAQKYYHVYNFIYIGRNVNYPVALEGALKLKEISYIHAEGYPSGEMKHGPIALVTDEVPTVAIVPLDSMYPKMMSNIQEIKARNGKVIAIATAGDEDIKKHCDDVLYVPVVDEILYPILAVVVAQLFAYYIADFRHCDIDKPRNLAKSVTVE; encoded by the coding sequence ATGTGTGGAATTATCGGTTATGTCGGAATGAAGAATCCCGTGGACACCTTGGTCGCGGGGCTCGAGCGGCTTGAGTACCGCGGCTATGATTCAGCAGGCCTTGCTATAATCAGCCAGCTGCCTCCGGCGGTTGCATTGCCTGCGTCGCTTGGCGCATCAGGCCTCACGTCAACGCTGGCACGCAGGGTTTCATGCATTGAAATAAAAAAAGTTGCCGGTAGGGTTGAAAATCTGAAACAGCATCTTGCTCGCTATCCCTTCAAAGGTGTTTTAAAAACCGCTGGAGGTGTTGCCGTTGGCATCGGCCACACCCGCTGGGCAACCCATGGCCAGCCGAGCGATGAAAATGCGCATCCCCACACCGACTGTTCAGGCAAAATTTCACTGGTGCATAACGGCATCATTGAAAATTTTTTTGAAATAAAAAATCGGTTGAGCAGCCATCGTTTTTCTTCGCAGACCGACAGCGAAGTTGTTGCGCACCTTATTGAGGAATATTACAACGAATGTGGCAATCTCCGGACGGCTGTCCAGCATGCGCTCAAAGAATTGCATGGCACCTACGCGCTTGCGGTTATCCACCAGAATACTGGTGAGATTGTGGCGGCGCGCCATGGCAGCCCGCTCATTATTGGCGTGGGCACGGGCGAGCATTTTGTTGCGTCAGATGTTTCTGCGGTTGTTGAGCACACACGGAATGTCGTCTATCTTGAAGATCTTGAGCTCGGCGTCATCCGGCAAAATGGGTTTGAAGTGTACGGGAAGGATGGCCAACGAATACAAAAAGAGCTCGTGCCAGTTGACTGGGACCTTGAGCAATCTCAAAAGCAGGGCTTCAATCATTTCATGCTGAAAGAAATTCACGAGCAGCCGGCCGTGGCCAAGGAAACCATGCGCATTAATCTTGATACCTATTTCACCGAAGAAAATCCACCGGTCAATTTTTCCTCCTTCAAAAAATTATTTGTTGTCGCCTGCGGAAGCGCTGGGTACGCAAGCCTAATTGGAAAATATGTCATTGAAAAACTGTCGCGCGTGCCGGTGGAGTTCGATGTCGCCTCTGAATTCCGGTACAAAGACCCCATTCTGGGGCCGGACGATCTCGTGATTGCGGTCTCACAGTCCGGCGAAACAGCAGATACACTTGCAGCGCTTCGCATTGCCAAGGAAAAAGGCGCGAAAACACTCGGCATTATTAACGTCGTGAACAGCACGATTGCGCGTGAAGCAGACTCAGTGATATACACGCGCGCCGGCCCTGAAATTTCAGTTGCCTCCACCAAAGCGTTTATGTCCCAGATGATTGTATTTTACAAGATTGCTGAAAAACTATCCGGAAAAAAAATTGACCTTGAAAAAATTCCCGGCATGATTCTTCGAAACATTCTCGACCGCAAAGACGATATTCGTGCGGTTGCGCAGAAGTATTACCACGTCTATAATTTTATTTACATCGGCAGAAACGTGAATTATCCTGTTGCGCTTGAAGGGGCGCTGAAGCTGAAAGAAATTTCGTACATTCACGCCGAGGGGTATCCGTCTGGGGAGATGAAGCATGGCCCCATCGCGCTGGTGACTGACGAGGTGCCGACGGTTGCCATTGTTCCCTTGGATTCCATGTACCCAAAAATGATGAGCAACATTCAGGAAATCAAGGCACGGAACGGTAAGGTCATTGCGATTGCGACAGCCGGCGATGAGGACATTAAAAAACACTGCGACGACGTCTTGTATGTTCCGGTAGTTGATGAAATTCTCTATCCAATTCTCGCGGTGGTGGTGGCACAGCTGTTTGCCTACTACATCGCTGACTTCCGCCACTGTGACATTGACAAGCCGAGGAATCTGGCCAAAAGCGTGACGGTTGAATAA
- a CDS encoding phosphocholine cytidylyltransferase family protein: MKAIIIAAGMSKRLMPITTNLPKCMLKIKGKPLIQHALDIFKANGVADISVIRGYQKDKINFPGLSYFENPDFENNNILHSLMCAKQKLKEAIENNEDIIVTYSDILFKDEIVKKLLPSREPVSIVVDTEWHEYYNGRTDHPITEAENVVFNDNLHVIKIGKDVITDSVPHHQQGEFIGLWKFSPKGAKTFIEQFEKLNSTIVKTNPYQNAKEWRKAYITDILQDLVNHGQKIHCTLIQKGWKEFDTVQDFLRVGGQLPEEPAQRLATK, from the coding sequence ATGAAAGCAATCATCATCGCCGCGGGCATGAGCAAGCGTCTCATGCCTATTACCACAAATCTTCCGAAATGCATGCTCAAGATAAAAGGCAAGCCCTTGATTCAGCACGCCCTTGATATTTTCAAGGCAAATGGCGTGGCCGACATTTCAGTCATCCGCGGCTACCAGAAAGATAAAATTAATTTTCCCGGCCTCTCGTATTTCGAAAATCCGGACTTTGAAAACAACAACATTCTGCATTCGCTGATGTGCGCAAAACAAAAACTGAAAGAGGCCATTGAAAATAATGAAGACATCATCGTGACCTATTCAGACATTTTGTTCAAAGATGAGATTGTAAAAAAACTGTTGCCATCACGCGAGCCGGTTTCAATCGTGGTTGACACCGAGTGGCATGAATACTACAATGGAAGAACCGACCATCCCATTACTGAAGCAGAAAACGTCGTGTTCAACGACAACCTGCACGTCATAAAAATCGGCAAGGATGTTATCACGGACAGCGTTCCGCACCACCAGCAGGGAGAATTTATTGGTCTCTGGAAATTTTCCCCGAAGGGCGCAAAAACATTTATCGAGCAGTTCGAGAAGCTCAACAGCACCATTGTCAAAACAAACCCCTACCAAAACGCGAAAGAGTGGCGCAAGGCATACATCACCGACATCCTTCAAGACCTCGTGAACCACGGCCAAAAAATTCATTGCACGCTCATCCAGAAGGGCTGGAAAGAATTTGACACGGTGCAAGACTTTCTCCGCGTTGGCGGCCAGTTGCCTGAAGAACCAGCGCAGCGTCTTGCCACAAAATGA
- a CDS encoding CBS domain-containing protein — MAPINYSNLPTKMIMENDILGDILYTNDRLTTILEKLEKKLNHLKDARDFFFVLLDSQTKSVKGIITLLELKELLKFVNEELKKTNKNLPDIEIHTPTYCKKPVLIKSDNTITEVLSIFDSNQENILIVVNDKNVYIGKIRRTTLKDKLDELIKSITS; from the coding sequence ATGGCGCCCATAAACTACTCCAATTTACCTACAAAAATGATAATGGAGAATGATATACTCGGAGATATACTTTATACTAACGATAGACTAACTACTATTCTTGAAAAGCTAGAAAAAAAGCTAAACCATCTGAAAGATGCGCGTGACTTCTTCTTTGTCTTATTAGATAGTCAGACTAAATCAGTTAAAGGTATTATTACTCTCCTAGAACTAAAAGAACTATTAAAATTTGTGAATGAAGAATTAAAAAAGACTAATAAAAACCTTCCTGATATTGAAATCCATACACCCACCTACTGTAAGAAACCTGTCTTGATAAAATCAGACAACACTATCACAGAGGTATTGTCTATTTTTGATTCAAATCAGGAAAATATATTGATTGTAGTTAATGATAAAAATGTTTATATCGGTAAGATTCGACGGACGACACTCAAAGATAAACTTGATGAGCTCATAAAATCTATTACAAGTTAA
- a CDS encoding 50S ribosomal protein L35ae: MDAVISNFRRSLKRTSGNHMVIVVPSITKRADAEKLVGKKVSWKSPGKEHKEITGVIRSAHGNSGAVRAIFESGMPGQAVGKKVQIS, from the coding sequence ATGGACGCAGTTATTAGCAATTTCCGGCGAAGTCTAAAGCGCACCTCGGGCAACCACATGGTGATTGTCGTGCCTTCTATTACTAAGCGCGCTGATGCAGAAAAGCTGGTTGGCAAGAAAGTCTCATGGAAGTCACCTGGCAAGGAGCACAAAGAAATCACCGGTGTCATTCGCTCAGCCCATGGCAACTCTGGCGCTGTCCGCGCCATCTTTGAGTCTGGTATGCCGGGACAGGCAGTTGGAAAAAAAGTGCAGATAAGTTAA